In the Chloroflexota bacterium genome, CGCGACGGCCGCCGGGAACGGCAGGCACTGGTGCGACTGGAGCGTCGCGCAGCGACTGCAGGATGGTAGGCGGGGCTTTCAAGCCCCGACGCGGCGGCACGACGACATCAACATGCAATCGCCCTGGTACCCTGTCCCTGTTCCTGACGCCCCGTTCCCGCGCCGTGCTATCGTCCCGGCCTGACTGAGTCGTCGGGAGGGGGAGCAGACATGGTCGTCAGCACCGGAACCAGGATGGCAATCGGGGCGCGGGTGCCGCGTGTGGACGGCGCTGAGAAGGTCACCGGGCAAGCCCGCTTCGGGGACGATCTGCCGCTCTACGGCCTGCTTCATGCCCGGCTCGTCCCGAGCGTTCATGCCCACGCCCGCATCGTCAAGGTGGACGCCAGCGCGGCGCTCAAGCTGCCCGGCGTCCTCGGCGTGCACACCGCTGCCGACCTCGCCGCGATCTTGCAGACCTCCCCCACCTCCCGCGCCCGCGAGGCTCTGGCAAACGGCGTCGCCCGATTCTGTGGGCAGCCTGTCGCCGTCGTCGTGGCCGAGAGCGAGGCCGCCGCCGAAGATGCCCTGGCGCTAGTCGAGATCGAGTACGACGAGCTACCCGCCCTGCTCGATCCCCAGGCGGCCCTTGCCCCGGACGCTCCGGCCGTCTGGCCGGACGGCGTCCCCGGCGCGAAGGCCCCCACCGAGACGGACGATCCGGCCCTGCGCTCGCCCAACCTCTCCGACTACGCCCGGTACGACCGTGGCGACCTCGCGGCCGGCCTCGCCAGCGCCGACGTGGTTGTCACCCGCTCGTATCAGACCTCCATCGTCCACCAGTCGTACCTGGAGCCACACACGACCACTGCCGCCGTCGATCCGCTCGGCAACCTGACCGTCTGGACCTCCAGCCACGGCGTCTTCATGCCGCGCCAGGAGATCGCGAAGGCCCTCGGCTGGCCCGAGCACCGCGTCCGCGTGACGGCACCCGTGCTCGGCGGCGGCTTCGGTGGCAAAGGTCTGCTGACCCAGCCGCTGGCCGCTGCCCTCTCGGTGCGCTACGGCCGTCCCGTCCGCCTGGTCTACACCCGCATGGACGAGTTTCAGGCCGCCAATCCCGCGCCGCGCATGCAGATCAACGTGACCATCGGCGCGAAGCGGGACGGCTCGCTGACCGCCCTCGACGCCCGGATCGTCGTCAACCCGGGCCTCTACAACGGCGGTCCGCTCGCCAACTCGACGCTCTACGCTGGCGCATTCTACCGCTATCCCCATCTCCGCATTCGCGGCTACACCGTCGTCACGAACACGTTGCCGGCCGGGGCGTACCGCGCGCCCGGCGGCCCGCAGACCATGTTCGCCGTCGAGTCCACCCTGGATGAGGTCGCCCGCGAGCTTGGCGTGGACCCCATCGAGCTGCGCCTCAAGAACGCCGCCCAGGAAGGCGACCCGATGCCCAACGGCCGCCCGTGGCCGAAGATCGGGCTGCGTGAGTGCCTGGAGCGGCTGCGCGAGCATCCTGCCTGGAAGGACCGTGCCCGGCGTCCCAATGAGGGCATCGGCGTGGCTATCGGCGGCCTGTTCGGTGGGCTGCAGTCGGCGGGGGCGACCTGCCGCCTCGAAGCCGATGGCAGTCTGACGGTCGTCGTCGGCTCGGTGGACGTCTCCGGCACCAACACCGGCCTCGTGCTGATGGCCGCCGAGGCGCTCGGCATCGCCGCCGAGAAGATCCGCGTCGTCAACGCCGACACCGAGTCCGGCCCGTTCGCCGGGAACGCCGGCGGCAGCAAGATCACCCTGACGGTCGGGGCAGCGGTCGTCGAGGCTGCCGAAGCTGCCCGCGAGCAGATCCTGGCCATCGCCAGCGACCAGCTTGAGGTGGCCGCGGACGATCTCGAGCTGGCGGGCAGCCAGGTGCAGGTACGCGGCACGCCCGAGCGCTGCATCGGCCTGAACCGCATCGGCTCGCTCAGCATGGCGGCGAACGGCAAGTACCCGCCCGTCTCGGGCCAGGGCCGCTCGGCGGTCGCCGAGCGCGCGCCGGGCATCGCGGCACACCTGGCCCGCGTCCGCGTCGATCCCGACACCCACGAGCCGCGCGTGATCGAGTACGTCGCGGTGCA is a window encoding:
- a CDS encoding xanthine dehydrogenase family protein molybdopterin-binding subunit encodes the protein MVVSTGTRMAIGARVPRVDGAEKVTGQARFGDDLPLYGLLHARLVPSVHAHARIVKVDASAALKLPGVLGVHTAADLAAILQTSPTSRAREALANGVARFCGQPVAVVVAESEAAAEDALALVEIEYDELPALLDPQAALAPDAPAVWPDGVPGAKAPTETDDPALRSPNLSDYARYDRGDLAAGLASADVVVTRSYQTSIVHQSYLEPHTTTAAVDPLGNLTVWTSSHGVFMPRQEIAKALGWPEHRVRVTAPVLGGGFGGKGLLTQPLAAALSVRYGRPVRLVYTRMDEFQAANPAPRMQINVTIGAKRDGSLTALDARIVVNPGLYNGGPLANSTLYAGAFYRYPHLRIRGYTVVTNTLPAGAYRAPGGPQTMFAVESTLDEVARELGVDPIELRLKNAAQEGDPMPNGRPWPKIGLRECLERLREHPAWKDRARRPNEGIGVAIGGLFGGLQSAGATCRLEADGSLTVVVGSVDVSGTNTGLVLMAAEALGIAAEKIRVVNADTESGPFAGNAGGSKITLTVGAAVVEAAEAAREQILAIASDQLEVAADDLELAGSQVQVRGTPERCIGLNRIGSLSMAANGKYPPVSGQGRSAVAERAPGIAAHLARVRVDPDTHEPRVIEYVAVQDVGRAINPAGIEDQIHGGVVQGIGWALYEGIVLDGDGRVLTGSWLDYAIPTAMKTPPIETILLEVPSRSGPFGVRGVGEPPVIPGAAAIGNALRDAAGVRLTEIPMTAERIHRALMSASR